In one Rugosibacter aromaticivorans genomic region, the following are encoded:
- the odhB gene encoding 2-oxoglutarate dehydrogenase complex dihydrolipoyllysine-residue succinyltransferase, with protein sequence MLIEVKVPQLSESVAEATLSAWHVKEGEAVSRDQNLIDIETDKVVLELPAPSAGVIVKIIKGNGATVVAGEVIAQLDTDATVGPLTTSAATPEPVVQTSAAVAASSAIPASAAPMAMPSARKIMDEKGLTATDVQGSGRGGRILKEDVSGVPKVAAPVATAVSPAPTFSAQSALPQPIAVNTDVITANRSEQRVPMSRLRVRVAERLLQSQATNAILTTFNEVNMAPVIELRKKYQEKFEKEHGVKLGFMSFFVKAAVAALKKYPVINASVDGNDIVYHGYFDIGIAVGSSRGLVVPILRDADQMSLAQIEKKIAEFGQKAKDGKLSLEELTGGTFSISNGGIFGSMLSTPIINPPQSAILGIHATKDRAVVENGQVVVRPINYLAMSYDHRIIDGREAVLGLVTIKEALEDPARLLLDI encoded by the coding sequence ATGCTGATCGAAGTCAAAGTCCCCCAGTTATCTGAGTCTGTCGCTGAGGCGACACTTTCTGCATGGCATGTCAAAGAAGGCGAAGCGGTTAGCCGTGATCAAAATCTGATTGATATTGAAACCGATAAAGTCGTGCTTGAGCTGCCGGCTCCTTCGGCCGGTGTGATAGTCAAGATTATCAAAGGCAATGGCGCAACGGTTGTTGCCGGCGAGGTGATTGCGCAACTCGACACGGACGCAACAGTGGGCCCGTTGACCACGTCAGCGGCAACCCCAGAACCTGTAGTGCAGACGAGCGCTGCTGTAGCGGCTAGTTCGGCTATCCCGGCTTCAGCAGCGCCGATGGCCATGCCTTCTGCGCGCAAGATCATGGATGAAAAAGGCCTGACAGCGACCGATGTCCAGGGGAGTGGGCGTGGCGGCCGCATCCTTAAAGAAGATGTTTCTGGTGTGCCAAAAGTAGCGGCTCCTGTTGCTACTGCCGTATCACCAGCGCCGACTTTTTCAGCACAGTCTGCCTTGCCACAGCCCATCGCAGTTAATACGGATGTGATTACTGCGAATCGCTCCGAGCAACGTGTGCCGATGTCGCGATTACGCGTGCGGGTGGCTGAGCGTCTGCTTCAATCGCAAGCAACCAATGCCATTTTGACGACCTTTAATGAAGTCAACATGGCACCAGTGATTGAGCTACGTAAAAAGTATCAGGAGAAATTCGAAAAAGAGCATGGCGTCAAACTTGGCTTCATGTCATTTTTTGTCAAGGCGGCTGTAGCGGCACTGAAAAAATATCCTGTTATCAATGCGTCAGTCGATGGCAATGACATTGTCTATCACGGCTATTTTGACATCGGCATTGCGGTCGGCTCCTCCCGTGGTTTGGTCGTGCCGATTTTGCGCGATGCTGATCAGATGAGCCTGGCCCAGATTGAAAAGAAAATTGCTGAATTTGGCCAAAAAGCAAAAGATGGCAAGCTTTCACTGGAAGAGTTAACGGGTGGTACATTCTCGATTTCTAATGGAGGCATTTTTGGTTCGATGCTCTCCACACCGATCATCAATCCGCCACAATCCGCCATTCTGGGTATTCATGCGACCAAAGACCGCGCTGTTGTTGAAAATGGTCAGGTTGTTGTCCGCCCGATCAATTATCTGGCAATGTCGTACGACCACCGCATCATTGACGGCCGTGAAGCGGTGCTCGGCTTGGTGACCATCAAAGAAGCACTGGAAGATCCCGCACGTCTTCTGCTCGATATATAA
- the lpdA gene encoding dihydrolipoyl dehydrogenase, with protein sequence MSKQFDVVVIGGGPGGYVAAIRAAQLGLSTACIESESYADPKGAVRLGGTCLNVGCIPSKALLQSSELFEQATHAFIMHGISAGNVKMDVATMVKRKDNIVDQLTSGIKGLFKKNKVTLLAGHGKFAGRENDRWQVDVSGEIVEATHVIVATGSQARHLPGIPVDNKIICDNVGALSFDTAPRRLGVIGAGVIGLELGSVWKRLGAEVTILEAMPDFLVSADAAVAKEAWKTFTQKQGLSIHLGAKITKVDVSKKGVTVAYELGDEAKVLECDRLIVSVGRIPTTHSIGAETVDLAMTERGFIAVDAHCHTNLPNVWAVGDVVPGPMLAHKSMEEGVMVAECIAGQKGHVNYDVIPWVIYTHPEIAWVGKTEQQLKNEGVEYRVGQIPFTANGRALGQGDTTGFVKMLACAKTDRVLGVHIIGNNASELIAEAVVAMEFNASSEDIARICHAHPTLSETMHESALAVDKRALHF encoded by the coding sequence ATGTCCAAACAATTTGATGTTGTCGTTATTGGGGGCGGGCCTGGCGGCTACGTGGCCGCTATTCGTGCTGCCCAGTTAGGGCTATCTACGGCATGCATTGAATCCGAATCGTATGCCGATCCGAAAGGGGCGGTCAGGTTGGGCGGAACTTGCCTGAATGTAGGCTGTATTCCTTCCAAAGCGCTATTGCAATCATCCGAACTGTTCGAGCAGGCAACCCATGCTTTCATTATGCATGGCATTTCTGCTGGCAATGTGAAGATGGATGTGGCCACCATGGTCAAGCGAAAAGATAACATCGTCGATCAGCTCACGAGTGGTATTAAGGGACTGTTCAAGAAAAATAAAGTCACTTTGTTGGCTGGTCACGGAAAATTTGCGGGCCGCGAAAATGACCGCTGGCAAGTTGATGTCAGTGGCGAAATAGTTGAAGCCACGCATGTCATTGTGGCAACTGGATCGCAGGCACGCCATCTGCCAGGAATTCCCGTTGATAACAAAATCATCTGCGACAACGTGGGTGCGCTGTCTTTTGACACAGCGCCCAGACGGCTGGGCGTGATCGGTGCGGGGGTTATTGGTCTAGAGTTGGGTTCTGTATGGAAAAGACTGGGTGCTGAAGTCACCATCCTTGAAGCGATGCCGGATTTTCTGGTGTCAGCTGATGCGGCAGTTGCCAAAGAAGCATGGAAAACATTTACGCAAAAGCAGGGCTTGTCGATTCATTTGGGCGCAAAAATTACCAAAGTTGATGTCAGCAAGAAAGGCGTCACGGTGGCTTATGAGCTTGGCGATGAGGCAAAAGTGCTGGAATGTGATCGATTGATTGTTTCAGTGGGCCGCATTCCTACAACCCATAGTATCGGGGCAGAAACCGTCGATTTGGCGATGACCGAGCGTGGCTTTATTGCAGTTGATGCCCATTGCCACACCAATTTGCCCAACGTTTGGGCGGTGGGTGATGTCGTGCCCGGCCCCATGCTTGCCCACAAAAGCATGGAAGAAGGCGTGATGGTGGCTGAATGTATCGCTGGTCAAAAAGGACATGTCAATTATGACGTTATCCCGTGGGTGATCTATACCCATCCGGAAATTGCCTGGGTTGGTAAAACGGAACAACAGTTAAAGAATGAAGGTGTTGAGTATCGTGTCGGACAGATACCTTTTACCGCCAATGGTCGTGCACTGGGGCAGGGAGACACCACCGGATTTGTCAAAATGCTGGCCTGCGCAAAAACAGACCGTGTTCTCGGCGTGCATATTATTGGTAACAACGCTTCAGAACTTATTGCAGAAGCGGTGGTCGCCATGGAATTTAACGCATCATCGGAAGATATTGCCCGTATTTGCCATGCCCACCCCACCTTATCCGAAACGATGCACGAGTCGGCATTGGCTGTTGATAAACGCGCGCTGCATTTTTAG
- the zapE gene encoding cell division protein ZapE — protein MPYQILNVAKDGVRRAFNAALVERNIVADAEQLAAVERLQVFYDELLALKAARRNRLRKLFIHPELPRGVWFWGGVGRGKSFLMDCFFDAVPYQRKRRVHFHAFMREVHKSLKAYHSESDPLAKVAADIARETRLMCFDEFHVSDIADAMILGRLMKALFDGGVVFCITSNYPPDGLYPNGLQRQNFLPTIQLLNQTLDVLKIDAGIDYRLRTLEQADIFLTGDPAAANNALHQIFHQLAGGEGDTQAITLVNRELPVVRRAQGIIWFDFATLCEGPRSQNDYLALADEYHTLVLSNVPKMTLDDSSAARRFTWLVDVLYDHRVKLIISAECTAEALYTQGSQASEFVRTVSRLIEMRSHEYLASAHKSAVELTSAEKSAT, from the coding sequence ATGCCCTATCAAATTCTTAACGTTGCCAAAGATGGCGTGCGCAGGGCATTCAATGCAGCGCTTGTCGAGCGCAATATCGTTGCTGATGCTGAACAACTTGCGGCTGTGGAACGGTTGCAAGTGTTTTATGACGAATTGCTGGCCCTGAAAGCTGCGCGGCGTAACCGGCTGCGCAAGCTATTTATTCACCCTGAGTTGCCGCGCGGTGTCTGGTTTTGGGGCGGGGTAGGGCGAGGTAAAAGCTTTCTCATGGATTGTTTTTTTGATGCAGTTCCCTACCAGAGAAAACGGCGCGTGCATTTTCATGCGTTCATGCGCGAAGTGCATAAGTCACTCAAGGCTTATCATTCCGAAAGCGATCCACTGGCAAAAGTAGCCGCCGACATTGCGCGAGAAACTCGTCTGATGTGCTTTGATGAGTTTCATGTATCAGATATTGCCGATGCCATGATTCTTGGCCGGTTGATGAAAGCCCTGTTTGATGGCGGTGTTGTTTTTTGCATTACCTCCAATTACCCACCCGATGGCCTTTATCCGAATGGGCTGCAAAGACAAAATTTTTTACCGACGATACAGCTACTGAACCAAACGCTCGATGTGCTGAAAATTGATGCCGGTATTGATTACCGCTTACGCACGCTGGAACAGGCAGACATCTTTTTGACCGGCGACCCAGCCGCAGCGAATAACGCTTTACATCAGATATTTCATCAGTTGGCGGGCGGGGAAGGAGATACACAAGCCATCACCCTGGTTAACCGAGAGTTACCTGTGGTGCGCCGGGCGCAGGGCATCATCTGGTTTGATTTTGCAACACTCTGCGAAGGGCCGCGTTCGCAAAATGACTACTTGGCGCTGGCTGACGAATATCACACCCTGGTACTTTCGAACGTGCCGAAAATGACCCTTGACGACTCAAGTGCGGCGCGACGATTTACCTGGTTGGTTGACGTGCTTTATGATCATCGTGTGAAGCTGATTATCAGCGCAGAATGCACTGCCGAGGCGCTGTACACACAAGGCTCGCAAGCGAGCGAATTTGTGCGTACAGTCAGCCGTTTGATTGAAATGCGCTCACACGAATATTTGGCAAGCGCGCATAAGTCAGCGGTTGAATTAACATCGGCTGAGAAAAGCGCCACGTAA
- a CDS encoding peroxiredoxin: protein MLHTGDTAPNFLLPDADMAWVDSRSVYGQHHAVLFFYPRDNTPNCIIEAADFSDYESEFAKLGCKIFGVSRDDCYSHANFRDLHGLSVPLLSDEKGEVCSQFGVSQYRERDGHKKLCIIRSTFIVDKNGIVQHALYDVQPKGHAATVYQLVQRLNGKGKPHANR, encoded by the coding sequence ATGCTGCACACTGGAGACACTGCACCCAATTTCCTGTTGCCCGATGCGGACATGGCGTGGGTCGACTCTCGCTCGGTGTATGGACAGCACCATGCCGTGTTGTTTTTCTACCCTCGTGACAATACGCCCAACTGCATTATTGAAGCCGCTGATTTTTCTGACTATGAAAGTGAGTTTGCCAAATTAGGCTGCAAGATCTTCGGCGTTTCACGCGATGATTGTTATTCGCACGCAAATTTTCGTGATCTGCATGGCTTGTCCGTTCCACTACTTTCTGATGAAAAAGGCGAGGTGTGCAGTCAATTTGGCGTCAGCCAATACCGCGAGCGTGACGGCCACAAAAAACTTTGTATCATTCGCTCTACGTTTATTGTCGACAAAAACGGCATTGTTCAGCACGCACTTTACGATGTGCAGCCCAAAGGGCACGCCGCCACGGTTTATCAACTTGTTCAACGTCTAAATGGTAAAGGAAAGCCTCATGCAAATCGCTAG
- a CDS encoding FKBP-type peptidyl-prolyl cis-trans isomerase encodes MQIARNSVVTLKYTVKDPDGNLIDAGNTPLVYLHGGYGGIFDRIEEVIQGKVAGDSVEVKLQPEDAFGEYDAELIIIEPRNLFPDNIEMGTQFERGDEDERLYTITDITEDKVVVDGNHPLAGMALIFSCTVADVRAATTEEISHGHVHGAHGHHH; translated from the coding sequence ATGCAAATCGCTAGAAACAGCGTCGTCACTCTTAAATATACGGTTAAAGATCCGGATGGCAATCTGATTGATGCGGGTAATACGCCGCTCGTCTATTTGCATGGCGGTTATGGCGGTATTTTTGACCGAATTGAAGAGGTAATTCAGGGCAAAGTTGCTGGCGATAGTGTTGAAGTCAAGTTGCAACCTGAAGATGCCTTTGGTGAGTATGACGCTGAACTCATCATCATCGAGCCACGTAACCTGTTCCCAGATAATATCGAAATGGGCACTCAGTTTGAACGTGGTGACGAAGATGAACGCCTATACACGATTACCGATATTACGGAAGATAAAGTGGTTGTCGATGGTAATCATCCGCTCGCTGGTATGGCGCTGATTTTTTCTTGCACCGTGGCGGATGTACGTGCTGCAACGACGGAAGAAATTTCCCATGGCCATGTCCATGGAGCGCACGGCCACCACCATTAA
- a CDS encoding efflux transporter outer membrane subunit: MMHKLCAWVATLTLAGCSAGCSFAPAYHRPELPVPAQWPSSEKVGAGNTAAHEPSGATAVQLVSWRSFFTDPRLQRLIEAALEHNRDMRIAIARVEEAQALYGITHADRLPTVNLGAAQSAARIPGQLSPTLQAQTNRRYDVNLGMTAFELDFWGRVKNLDAAARANFLATAEAREAFRLSLIADVANAYYSLQELDERRLLAHATMDSRADSRRLIGKRRDVGLAGDLDFLAADAAYESARAELANLERSQRVASNALALLVGTVTQDLPPSRPLIDQGELPALPVSVPSDVLLRRPDVRSAEQRLLAANANIGAARAAFLPRIGLSLAFGTASRTFSGLFDAGTGAWSFAPSLVQPLFDSGRTQANASLAEARKVIAVADYEKTIQQAFREVADALAARDQLTEQLNALNATEKSQTERLKLVDARYRAGVSSYLELLDAQRDAFNAQQSAIQVRRAMLTAAAQLYKALGGDAPSGESGIGKNS, encoded by the coding sequence ATGATGCATAAACTATGCGCTTGGGTGGCCACCCTCACGCTCGCAGGTTGTTCCGCAGGTTGTTCTTTTGCGCCAGCCTATCACCGGCCAGAACTCCCGGTACCTGCACAATGGCCGTCCTCTGAAAAAGTCGGCGCTGGGAATACGGCGGCTCATGAACCGTCAGGCGCCACAGCAGTACAACTTGTGAGTTGGCGTAGCTTTTTTACTGATCCTCGTTTGCAGCGCTTGATTGAAGCGGCACTGGAACACAACCGTGACATGCGCATTGCCATCGCTCGCGTAGAAGAAGCGCAGGCACTGTATGGCATCACGCATGCGGATCGTTTGCCCACAGTGAATCTTGGCGCGGCACAGTCAGCTGCACGTATTCCTGGCCAGTTGTCCCCTACCCTGCAGGCCCAAACAAACCGTCGATATGATGTTAATTTAGGCATGACGGCCTTTGAACTCGATTTCTGGGGGCGAGTAAAAAATCTTGATGCAGCCGCACGCGCGAACTTCCTTGCGACAGCCGAAGCCCGCGAGGCGTTTCGCTTGAGTTTGATCGCTGATGTAGCCAACGCTTATTACTCACTACAAGAACTCGATGAGCGGCGTCTCTTAGCGCATGCCACGATGGATAGTCGTGCAGACAGTCGTCGACTCATTGGCAAACGGCGCGATGTCGGGCTGGCGGGTGATCTTGATTTTCTAGCAGCCGACGCAGCCTATGAATCAGCCCGTGCAGAACTCGCCAATCTCGAGCGTAGCCAACGCGTAGCGAGCAATGCACTTGCGTTATTAGTGGGCACAGTAACGCAAGACTTGCCCCCAAGTCGCCCCCTGATCGACCAAGGCGAATTGCCTGCGCTGCCTGTGTCAGTACCAAGTGATGTTTTGCTGCGTCGTCCAGATGTACGTTCAGCCGAGCAACGTCTGCTTGCGGCGAATGCCAATATCGGCGCAGCACGTGCCGCATTTTTACCCCGTATCGGTTTGAGCCTGGCCTTCGGTACGGCCAGTCGAACCTTCTCCGGCTTGTTTGACGCTGGCACCGGTGCTTGGAGTTTTGCACCGTCCTTGGTGCAGCCGTTGTTTGATTCCGGGCGCACGCAAGCAAACGCTAGCCTGGCAGAGGCGCGCAAAGTAATAGCCGTTGCTGATTATGAAAAAACCATTCAGCAAGCCTTTCGCGAAGTGGCCGACGCCCTCGCTGCACGTGATCAACTGACTGAGCAGCTCAATGCATTAAACGCCACTGAAAAATCTCAAACTGAGCGCTTAAAACTCGTCGATGCACGTTACCGCGCGGGGGTGTCCAGCTACCTTGAGTTACTGGATGCGCAACGCGATGCATTCAACGCTCAACAAAGCGCAATCCAGGTGCGTCGTGCAATGCTCACCGCCGCTGCCCAGCTCTATAAGGCACTCGGCGGAGATGCACCTTCGGGTGAGTCAGGCATAGGGAAAAACAGCTAA
- a CDS encoding efflux RND transporter permease subunit — MLPSFFIDRPVFAWVIAIIICLGGALALRNLPVAQYPAVAPPGLTISLNYPGASAQIVEETAVALIEQEMNGIENLLYMESSSEVGAGSVTLTFSPGTDLNYASVEAQNRIKRVEARLPDDVRRLGVTVTKSARNFVMFFSIISPDNSLDSTDLGNYVSANLLEPLRRVPGVGEALLFGTEYSMRIWLKPDKLFSYRLTPGDITRAVRAQNVQIATGELGQLPAAPGQELNAVIVVRGRLATPEEFGNIIVRTNPDGSTLRLKDVARVELAAQSYARSARVDGKADAGIAIRLSPGANALETVQAAKVKMTELARFFPKGKIDWLSPYDTSRFVAISIREVVTTLFEAVFLVFLVMYLFMGNLRATLIPTIVVPVALLGGVLGLYAFGYSINVLTLFAMVLAIGIVVDDAIVVIENVERLMTTENLAPRDATRKAMGQITSAVIAITVVLSAVFLPMTFFGGSTGAIYRQFAVTLVLTMGFSALMAMTLTPALCATLLKAHPNQAAVMERGFLGRFNRFFTRTTTRYVSGVSRLVKKTARYLMLYALIVVAAGWLFSRLPDSFLPEEDQGYFVTIVQLPPGATTSRTVDVLSSVEQYFMKQPEVAHVVGVVGFSFAGSGQNSALAFITLKDWDQRSSRDSSAQALIRKANMAFFRIKQALIFTINPPPIPELAAAGGFDFRLQDRGGVGREKLMEARNIALGMASQNPHLTGVRPEGQEPAPQLFLDVDRTKTETLGVSMTDLNETMQSALGVAYINDFVMQGRVLRVQMQADADTRKTVDTILSLPVRNNKGDMVMLSELVTPRWIVAPPKLDRFNGLPAMKLSGGSAPGQSSGEALSVMENIAAKLPAGIGFEWSGIAFEEKLAGAQAPLLFAVSLMAVFLCLAALYESWSIPFAVMLAVPLGIFGSVLAVTLRGLPNDVYFKVGLIAIIGLSSKNAILIIEFARKLQDDGMGLIDATLEACRLRFRPILMTSIAFIAGVFPLAISTGAGAESRHAIGTGVIGGMFAATLFAVFFVPIFFVVVRRIFTGKTLTHKEPHDA; from the coding sequence ATGCTACCTAGTTTCTTCATCGATCGTCCGGTATTTGCCTGGGTCATTGCCATCATCATCTGCCTTGGCGGAGCGCTCGCCCTGCGCAACTTGCCTGTGGCGCAATACCCAGCCGTAGCCCCCCCGGGCTTGACCATCTCGCTCAATTACCCTGGTGCTTCCGCGCAAATTGTCGAAGAAACCGCCGTTGCGCTGATTGAACAGGAGATGAACGGCATCGAAAACCTGCTGTACATGGAGTCTTCTTCTGAGGTTGGCGCAGGCTCTGTCACTCTGACCTTCTCCCCGGGAACTGACCTTAACTATGCCTCTGTAGAGGCACAAAACCGCATCAAGCGGGTAGAAGCCCGGCTGCCTGATGATGTGCGTCGTTTAGGCGTGACAGTGACTAAATCGGCGCGCAACTTTGTCATGTTCTTTTCGATCATTTCACCTGATAACAGTCTTGATTCGACCGATCTTGGCAACTATGTGTCAGCCAATCTGCTCGAACCCCTACGGCGTGTACCCGGAGTGGGCGAAGCCCTGCTGTTTGGTACCGAGTATTCCATGCGGATTTGGCTCAAACCCGACAAGCTGTTTTCTTATCGCCTAACTCCGGGCGACATTACCCGTGCCGTTCGCGCGCAGAATGTACAAATTGCCACAGGCGAACTGGGTCAATTGCCAGCGGCGCCCGGGCAAGAACTGAATGCGGTTATTGTGGTACGAGGCCGTCTGGCTACCCCCGAAGAATTTGGCAACATTATTGTACGCACCAACCCGGATGGTTCAACCCTGCGCTTGAAAGATGTTGCGCGGGTTGAGCTGGCAGCGCAAAGCTATGCGCGATCGGCAAGAGTCGATGGTAAAGCTGATGCCGGCATTGCCATTCGTTTATCCCCGGGTGCCAATGCACTGGAAACCGTGCAAGCAGCAAAGGTCAAAATGACAGAACTCGCGCGCTTTTTCCCGAAGGGGAAGATTGACTGGCTGAGTCCTTATGACACCTCCCGATTCGTTGCCATTTCGATACGCGAAGTGGTGACGACGTTGTTCGAAGCTGTTTTTCTCGTGTTTCTTGTGATGTATTTATTCATGGGTAACTTACGCGCAACGCTGATTCCGACGATCGTCGTTCCTGTTGCACTTCTCGGTGGCGTGTTGGGGCTGTATGCCTTTGGTTATTCAATTAACGTATTAACCCTTTTTGCCATGGTGCTGGCCATTGGTATCGTCGTTGATGACGCGATTGTGGTCATTGAAAATGTCGAACGGCTAATGACTACAGAAAATCTAGCGCCACGCGACGCAACAAGAAAAGCCATGGGGCAAATTACCAGCGCGGTAATTGCAATTACCGTGGTGCTTTCTGCTGTATTTCTACCGATGACTTTTTTTGGTGGTTCAACCGGTGCCATCTATCGACAGTTTGCCGTCACTCTTGTCTTAACGATGGGGTTTTCCGCACTGATGGCCATGACGCTGACGCCCGCGTTGTGTGCAACTTTGCTCAAGGCACATCCCAACCAAGCTGCGGTCATGGAGCGAGGTTTTCTGGGGCGGTTTAATCGTTTTTTTACCCGAACCACCACACGTTATGTATCGGGCGTGTCGCGGCTCGTCAAAAAAACGGCTCGTTACCTTATGCTGTACGCACTCATCGTTGTCGCTGCCGGTTGGCTGTTTAGTCGCTTGCCAGATAGCTTCCTTCCTGAAGAAGATCAAGGGTATTTCGTCACCATTGTCCAGTTGCCTCCTGGGGCTACGACGAGTCGAACTGTTGACGTCCTATCCAGCGTTGAACAGTATTTCATGAAACAACCTGAAGTTGCGCATGTGGTCGGCGTGGTTGGTTTTTCATTTGCTGGCAGCGGCCAAAACTCTGCGCTTGCCTTTATCACACTCAAAGACTGGGATCAGCGAAGCTCGCGTGATAGTTCAGCGCAAGCACTGATACGCAAGGCTAACATGGCATTTTTCAGAATCAAGCAAGCGCTGATTTTTACCATCAATCCGCCACCTATCCCTGAGTTGGCTGCCGCCGGCGGATTTGACTTCCGCTTACAGGATCGTGGTGGCGTTGGGCGCGAAAAGTTAATGGAAGCCAGAAATATTGCGCTTGGTATGGCTTCGCAGAATCCTCATTTGACAGGGGTAAGACCCGAAGGCCAAGAACCTGCGCCGCAACTTTTTCTTGATGTGGATCGTACAAAAACAGAGACTTTGGGCGTTAGCATGACGGACCTGAATGAAACCATGCAGTCTGCCCTCGGTGTTGCCTATATCAATGACTTTGTTATGCAAGGCCGTGTCTTACGCGTGCAAATGCAAGCCGATGCCGACACGCGCAAGACCGTTGATACGATCCTGAGCCTGCCGGTACGGAACAATAAGGGTGACATGGTCATGCTGAGTGAACTGGTCACGCCCCGCTGGATTGTTGCGCCGCCCAAGCTTGACCGGTTTAATGGCTTGCCAGCGATGAAGCTCTCTGGCGGCTCTGCACCTGGCCAGAGCAGCGGTGAAGCACTTTCCGTCATGGAAAATATTGCAGCCAAGCTTCCCGCGGGTATTGGCTTTGAATGGTCCGGCATTGCATTTGAAGAAAAATTGGCGGGTGCCCAAGCGCCTTTGCTATTCGCGGTTTCATTGATGGCGGTTTTTTTATGCCTTGCAGCGCTCTATGAAAGCTGGTCAATCCCGTTTGCTGTCATGCTCGCAGTGCCACTCGGGATATTTGGCTCGGTACTCGCAGTCACCTTGCGAGGATTACCTAACGATGTTTATTTCAAGGTAGGGCTCATTGCGATTATTGGTCTTTCATCCAAAAACGCGATTCTCATTATCGAATTTGCACGCAAGCTCCAAGATGATGGCATGGGGTTGATTGACGCCACGCTCGAAGCTTGCCGCTTGCGCTTCCGGCCTATTTTGATGACCTCCATTGCGTTTATTGCAGGAGTTTTCCCGCTCGCAATATCAACCGGTGCAGGTGCTGAAAGTCGCCATGCCATTGGCACAGGCGTAATTGGTGGCATGTTTGCTGCGACCCTCTTTGCAGTTTTCTTTGTGCCTATTTTCTTCGTAGTCGTACGGCGTATTTTCACCGGGAAGACACTAACCCACAAGGAGCCACATGATGCATAA
- a CDS encoding efflux RND transporter periplasmic adaptor subunit, with translation MRITQVSTTTILLFSLLSGLTGCGPKPGNGAPPSAGGPGGGMPPAEVEFITLAPGSATLTQDLPGRLEAWRTAQVRARVEGIVEKRLFAEGSDVKEGATLFQIEPRTYAAALNAAKADVEAARLVVARYKPLVEIKAVSQQEVDAAEARYKQAQATLARAALDMENTRVPAPISGRIGRTLVTEGALVGRGEATALATIEQIDPIYVTFTQPGSELLRLQAAVKSGTLKRTASTKVELLLEDGSLYPLPGKILFSDLAVNPSTGAVSVRAQFSNPDRTLLPGMFARVRFPSAVADNVIRVPQRAVQSGPQGQYVLLLTSDGKAVPQPVKTGSMAEGDFIISEGLKGGEKIILNGFQKLRPGAPFKAIPWQAPGTAKLTPSEMPSGKKAG, from the coding sequence ATGAGAATTACCCAAGTTTCAACTACCACCATCTTGCTCTTTAGCTTACTCAGCGGTCTAACCGGGTGCGGGCCTAAACCCGGTAATGGCGCCCCCCCATCGGCCGGGGGTCCGGGCGGTGGTATGCCACCGGCGGAGGTTGAGTTCATTACACTCGCCCCGGGTTCAGCTACCCTGACACAGGATTTACCAGGGCGACTTGAGGCTTGGCGCACAGCGCAGGTGCGCGCACGCGTGGAAGGCATTGTTGAAAAAAGGTTGTTTGCCGAAGGCTCTGACGTCAAAGAAGGCGCGACTTTGTTTCAGATTGAGCCACGCACCTATGCCGCCGCCCTTAATGCTGCAAAAGCTGATGTGGAAGCAGCCCGTCTAGTCGTGGCTCGCTATAAACCGCTAGTTGAAATCAAGGCCGTCAGCCAGCAGGAAGTGGATGCAGCTGAAGCCCGCTACAAACAGGCGCAAGCCACACTAGCACGTGCTGCGCTGGATATGGAAAATACCCGTGTACCCGCACCCATTTCGGGGCGGATTGGACGTACGTTGGTAACAGAAGGTGCGCTGGTCGGCCGTGGGGAAGCGACAGCATTAGCCACGATCGAACAGATTGACCCAATTTATGTCACGTTCACGCAACCGGGCAGCGAACTATTGCGTCTGCAAGCGGCCGTGAAGTCCGGCACACTCAAACGTACGGCATCGACCAAGGTCGAACTCCTACTTGAAGATGGCAGCCTTTATCCGCTACCAGGAAAAATTCTTTTTTCTGATTTGGCTGTCAATCCGAGCACAGGCGCAGTGTCTGTCCGGGCACAATTTTCGAATCCAGATCGCACGCTGCTACCCGGCATGTTTGCACGGGTTCGCTTTCCTTCGGCGGTGGCAGACAATGTCATCCGTGTTCCGCAGCGTGCTGTGCAAAGTGGGCCGCAAGGCCAGTATGTATTGCTCCTTACGTCAGATGGTAAGGCAGTGCCTCAACCCGTCAAAACCGGCAGCATGGCTGAAGGCGATTTCATTATTAGCGAAGGCCTGAAAGGCGGCGAAAAAATCATCCTGAATGGTTTTCAAAAACTGCGTCCGGGCGCTCCCTTCAAAGCAATACCATGGCAAGCACCGGGTACAGCCAAGCTAACACCATCTGAAATGCCTAGCGGCAAGAAAGCAGGTTGA